The Bosea sp. 685 DNA window AACCGGCGTCTTCGGGCGGCGGCTGGCCCAGCATATCGCCGGCCTGGACGGGCTCGACCTCACCCTGACCTCGCGCAGCCAAGCCAAGGCGCGCGCGCTCGCCGACAGCATCGCGACCAATGCTACGACGACGATCCGGGGCATCGGCCTCGACCACCGGCGCGATCTCGACGCGGCTTTGGCGACACTCTCGCCCTGGCTGGTCATCGACGCCTCCGGGCAGTTCCAGGGAGCGAGTTATGACGTTCCGCGCGCCGCACTGACGGCCGGCGCCCATGTCGTCGATCTCGCCGATGCACGCGACTACATCCTCGGTTACGGCCCGGCGCTGGACGGCCTCGCCTGCGAGCGCGGGCTCGTCGCATTGGCGGGCGCGAGCTCGACGCCGGCCTTGTCCTGCGCTGCCGTGGCAGCGCTGACCGAAGGCTGGCGGCGCATCGACACGCTCGACATTACAATCACGCCCGGCGGGCGCAGCGAGGTCGGCGAGGCGGTCATCGCCGCGATCCTGAGCTATGCCGGCAGGCCGATCCCGATCTGGCGCGAAGGCGAGCTCCAGGAGGCGCATGGCTGGATCGACGGGCGGCGCGTCGTGATGCCGGGTCTCGGTTCGCGGCGGGTGGCGGCTGTCGAGACCGTCGATGCGCAATGGCTGGGCCTGAGGCTGGCTGTGCGCTCGCGCGTCGCCTTCCAGGCCGGCCTCGAATCGCCGATCGAGCAGTTCGGCATCGGCATGCTTGCACGCTTGCGCAGAGCCGGCTGGCTTGGAGAACTGAAGCCATTGATCCCCGCCTTGCTGGTGGGGCGCAAGCTGACGCGGCTGCCGACCTCCGATCGTGGCGGCATGCTGGCCGAGGCGACGGGGCTCGATGCGAACGGCGAATTGCGGACGGCGCGCTGGTCGCTATTGGCCGAGCGAGGCGACGGGCCGCATGTCCCGACGCTGCCCGCTGCCGCCGCATTGCGCGCCTTGCTCG harbors:
- a CDS encoding SDR family oxidoreductase codes for the protein MTTKCVLLIGGTGVFGRRLAQHIAGLDGLDLTLTSRSQAKARALADSIATNATTTIRGIGLDHRRDLDAALATLSPWLVIDASGQFQGASYDVPRAALTAGAHVVDLADARDYILGYGPALDGLACERGLVALAGASSTPALSCAAVAALTEGWRRIDTLDITITPGGRSEVGEAVIAAILSYAGRPIPIWREGELQEAHGWIDGRRVVMPGLGSRRVAAVETVDAQWLGLRLAVRSRVAFQAGLESPIEQFGIGMLARLRRAGWLGELKPLIPALLVGRKLTRLPTSDRGGMLAEATGLDANGELRTARWSLLAERGDGPHVPTLPAAAALRALLAGQIAPGARPAAGALTLAAIEAEMTPYAISTHGETTPHRAAVFEAALGETAFAALAAPLQALHGKNGPPVWHGRSEIETGTGFIARLLRKIIGLPPAGHDIPLTFSIERIASPSGPAEIWTRNFGGARFSSRLSTHAGGELWEAFGPLSFRLGPAVRDGGLELPVTTMRCLGLPLPSFLQPKSEAREYADTEGRFHFDVKLTLPFIGLLTHYKGWLRPARGDLDSDDGRIERLEGA